A section of the Pochonia chlamydosporia 170 chromosome 2, whole genome shotgun sequence genome encodes:
- a CDS encoding TPR repeat protein (similar to Metarhizium robertsii ARSEF 23 XP_007826679.1) yields MSAQKTEMTSEHAPTCGKVIPHDGISSISIVRHLCGLYRAQGRFDEAEEVLGGTMDDFIPALRQDGESAITIVRDLVDLFCEQGKFDKAKGIYQQAVSGLEKTFGRQHFTTLSMVFEFGSFLRKSSQLREAEEVYVQSLAGITAGTKNPTLSVLCILNELGVVYAKQRKLKQAVEVYRHAIQGYVKVVGSDHLSTTTAVLNLGAVYKDQGKLKDAARMLNWGLSGLEKTHGIANKRTIETAKQLTAIYMRERNLGEAQRVCAKALNGSETTLGKCHEGTLAVVLDMGIIHRDQGQFKESEQMLQRAFDGYQQTNHNLLPLVLNALGTVHVLQGDYDKADEEYDWASECLNKTEERDELLYLIVTYNKGNALQARGRLGEAEKHCEKALEGFQTLAGHKHLTTMAVVLKLGAIYQEQGKFKEVEDLYRTALRSQGGESKKLSKGDDNDAALYFQRMSIVY; encoded by the coding sequence ATGTCTGCCCAGAAAACCGAAATGACTTCCGAGCACGCTCCGACATGCGGCAAAGTCATACCTCATGACGGAATCTCCTCCATTTCCATAGTACGCCACCTTTGCGGCCTGTACAGGGCCCAGGGAAGATTTGATGAGGCTGAAGAAGTTCTCGGTGGGACAATGGATGATTTCATACCCGCGCTGCGACAGGATGGCGAGTCAGCCATAACTATAGTGCGCGACCTGGTGGATCTCTTTTGCGAACAGGGCAAATtcgacaaggcaaagggGATCTACCAGCAGGCAGTCAGCGGCTTGGAGAAGACGTTTGGGCGCCAGCATTTCACTACCCTATCCATGGTTTTCGAGTTTGGGTCGTTTCTGCGAAAAAGCAGCCAACTGCGGGAGGCTGAAGAGGTCTATGTACAGTCCCTGGCGGGTATCACGGCCGGCACCAAGAATCCAACACTCTCTGTGCTATGCATCCTCAATGAGCTTGGGGTTGTCTACGCTAAACAGCGTAAGCTCAAACAGGCCGTTGAAGTATATAGACACGCCATTCAGGGTTACGTCAAGGTCGTTGGAAGTGACCATTTGTCGACTACGACCGCAGTGCTTAACCTTGGGGCTGTTTACAAGGACCAAGGAAAGCTAAAGGATGCAGCTAGGATGCTGAACTGGGGGCTTTCGGGCCTCGAGAAAACGCATGGCATTGCTAATAAAAGGACTATAGAGACAGCAAAACAGCTCACCGCGATTTACATGAGAGAACGCAACTTAGGAGAGGCTCAAAGGGTATGTGCGAAAGCTTTAAACGGCTCTGAGACGACTCTTGGTAAATGTCATGAAGGAACCCTTGCTGTGGTCCTGGACATGGGAATTATACATAGAGACCAGGGCCAATTCAAAGAGTCTGAACAGATGCTTCAAAGAGCATTTGACGGATACCAACAGACTAACCATAATCTGCTTCCCCTGGTTCTGAACGCACTGGGCACTGTCCACGTCCTTCAAGGCGATTATGACAAAGCCGATGAAGAGTACGATTGGGCAAGCGAGTGCCTAAACAAGACGGAGGAGCGAGATGAGCTTCTATATCTTATCGTGACGTACAATAAGGGAAATGCACTTCAAGCTCGCGGAAGGCTAGGAGAAGCGGAGAAACACTGCGAAAAAGCACTTGAGGGTTTCCAAACCTTGGCTGGCCACAAGCACttgacaacaatggcagTAGTGCTTAAACTTGGGGCAATTTatcaagagcaaggcaaattTAAAGAGGTTGAAGACTTGTACCGAACAGCGCTGAGGAGTCAAGGGGGGGAATCCAAAAAGCTTTCGAAgggtgatgacaatgacgctGCCCTTTACTTTCAACGGATGTCTATAGTGTATTAA
- a CDS encoding protein kinase-like domain (similar to Cordyceps militaris CM01 XP_006665507.1) produces the protein MDALCPAPFQEPGVSDDVSPQIREHNSKVAYAGECRWMLMQLECLPMHLLGLLVLAQIREFIYNMRRRMTQQRICRNKFYPAIAEGHLMTNRQWRPKQPHDALALQITSSAAMFTIDKRFLHFPALTWAVLWRYTLGPCVFIWNFAFRILIREPAIPSRDAEAQKQHHQHEQQFKTACTERPRELTYVPIPGEWRRKEKPNWPESAFQVPAEVPDGTIYYVTKGRWIDQGSTAHIELLPSGHIVKYPKSNPYCQTNEEENRDRVRLEAEVYKRLNNSSYIPKLIDWDPNLCCLTLEHLENGNLQAYVGKLVEVTTGDQVINHVPIEVRRRWAVQATRAITVVHSAQVIHCDITPRNFLLNAQLDLRISDFAGCSISGSPPLIAPGSRYQPPGWNWKRKAVEEDDVFALGSVLYFIMVGREPYPDLEEEEVHELFQGAKFPHVDQLPCGEIIHSCWDGTFSSAERVVDALNGLGWEANIEQQW, from the exons ATGGATGCTCTTTGCCCAGCGCCATTTCAAGAACCTGGAGTGTCTGACGATGTATCTCCTCAGATTCGAGAGCACAACTCCAAGGTTGCTTATGCTGGTGAGTGCAGATGGATGCTTATGCAGCTCGAatgtctgccgatgcatctgctcggcctcctcgtacTTGCCCAGATTCGAGAGTTCATTTACAAC ATGAGACGACGTATGACCCAGCAACGGATATGCCGGAATAAGTTTTATCCAGCAATTGCCGAGGGTCATTTGATGACTAATCGACAGTGGCGCCCAAAACAACCGCATGACGCTCTTGCCCTCCAAATAACCTCTTCAGCTGCAATGTTCACCATTGATAAGCGCTTCCTTCACTTCCCTGCACTAACATGGGCTGTCCTTTGGCGCTACACACTTGGCCCATGTGTTTTTATATGGAATTTTGCTTTCCGCATATTGATCAGAGAACCTGCAATACCGTCACGCGATGCCGAAGCccagaagcagcatcatcagcatgaGCAGCAGTTCAAG ACAGCATGCACAGAACGGCCACGGGAGCTTACCTATGTACCTATTCCAGGGGAATGGCGACGGAAAGAAAAACCAAATTGGCCTGAATCAGCCTTCCAGGTTCCCGCAGAAGTGCCTGATGGCACTATATACTATGTTACGAAAGGAAGATGGATCGATCAGGGGAGCACGGCACATATTGAGCTCCTTCCGTCGGGTCACATCGTTAAGTACCCTAAGTCGAATCCATACTGCCAAACAAATGAGGAAGAAAATCGCGATCGTGTCAGATTAGAGGCCGAAGTTTATAAGCGGCTCAACAATTCGTCCTACATCCCTAAGCTCATTGACTGGGATCCGAACTTGTGCTGTTTGACTTTGGAGCACTTGGAAAACGGGAACCTCCAGGCGTACGTCGGAAAACTTGTTGAAGTGACAACCGGCGACCAAGTGATAAACCACGTTCCCATCGAAGTTCGACGACGGTGGGCAGTTCAAGCAACCAGGGCAATAACCGTTGTTCATTCAGCTCAGGTTATTCACTGCGATATCACACCACGCAATTTCTTGTTGAATGCACAACTAGATCTCCGCATTTCTGATTTCGCTGGTTGTTCAATTTCTGGGTCCCCCCCTCTCATTGCACCCGGATCAAGATATCAACCACCGGGTTGGAATTGGAAACGCAAGGCAgtggaagaggatgatgTCTTCGCCCTTGGCTCAGTTTTATACTTCATAATGGTTGGTAGAGAACCATATCCAGAtttggaagaggaagaagtgCACGAGTTGTTCCAGGGGGCAAAATTCCCACACGTGGACCAACTCCCATGTGGAGAGATTATTCACAGTTGCTGGGACGGGactttttcttctgctgAGCGAGTAGTGGATGCCTTGAATGGCCTAGGTTGGGAAGCTAACATTGAGCAACAGTGGTGA
- a CDS encoding high osmolarity signaling protein SHO1 (similar to Pestalotiopsis fici W106-1 XP_007840555.1): MRKLFWVVTAVSCILCQIQADSANLFPSFAWWSIVYSFFLIAGIFYLTGTDGLVRYQVAIAGYLGAGIVLVTSSVNSLAYSPSGARVAATVGFIVLSMVMIIWLLYFGSEQSSKPRQLVDSLSDTPSSIRTERGAEPLPSPPKTRQGWPYKATALYSYDGNPKDPKEISFARGEILDVSNICGAWWPVKKTSGEEGIAPSSYLMLR, from the exons ATGAGAAAGCTCTTCTGGGTCGTCACTGCGGTATCCTGCATACTTTGTCAAATACAGGCTGACTCGGCGAATCTGTTTCCTTCATTCGCATGGTGGTCGATCGTTTACAGCTTTTTCCTGATTGCCGGAATTTTTTATTTGACAGGAACTGATGGGCTTGTGAGATATCAAGTCGCGATTGCTGGGTATCTCGGGGCAGGAATAGTACTGGTCACATCTTCCGTGAATTCGTTAGCATATTCACCTAGTGGTGCTAGAGTAGCTGCCACCGTAGGATTCATAGTGCTTTCCATGGTCATG ATTATATGGCTACTATACTTTGGCTCGGAGCAGTCTTCCAAACCGCGACAACTTGTAGACTCTCTCTCTGACACACCTTCTTCAATAAGAACTGAGCGGGGGGCAGAACCGTTGCCAAGCCCCCCGAAAACCCGTCAAGGATGGCCGTACAAGGCGACAGCCTTATACTCTTACGATGGCAACCCCAAGGACCCAAAAGAGATCTCATTTGCTAGAGGAGAGATTTTGGATGTATCTAATATTTGCGGGGCGTGGTGGCCAGTGAAGAAAACTTCAGGAGAGGAAGGCATCGCACCAAGTAGTTATCTCATGCTGAGATAG